The Planococcus liqunii genome includes a region encoding these proteins:
- a CDS encoding vWA domain-containing protein, with protein sequence MGIENWGWIWTAFMPLAVILYYFFRKKYKDQPISSTLFWQETMKEIQASPYLKKLQHHLLFYLQLAALLLCVLGLLQPYFNSDTLEGNEFIFVVDTSATMLAGSPSHFEQQKEKIGGLLQQTGGKPVTIVKTGQSPEVLVRDERDLEVLEQAIEQLQVSYENAQMEQTLLFAETLVDSESTVIHIFTDALDRTALAGKTDQVYAVHGIDEPLRNVSIRQFGLAETEGEIRAIVQVVNESSEPMSGALRLSNGEIEKESAIKLEPKEEILAPVEGLPAGKLWEATLTIDDDYKADNAMASYMQQPIDAIFIDSSLHELVASGFSSLGMKVTSLAPDQLANRKGAPIVTNKTELLAGDAPVLLMGRNDETASEAPGQIETTDHPLFTYAELEEVYVSHLYPAFENYETIASIDGKPFIQVSPEGDLIVLADIQSTDWPLSPSFPLFLWSAVNELAGSESFLGFFQPNEHRSVALASGSGEWEIFKGSNYMASYLEGEGPFIAPAEPGIYDVASGSENLKMIVQLSNEEKTLETGAAYQIGQAASEEETVRFSLVPGILLFILILLVAEWEVYRRGIALR encoded by the coding sequence ATGGGAATTGAAAACTGGGGATGGATATGGACGGCATTCATGCCGCTTGCAGTCATTTTGTATTATTTTTTCCGGAAGAAATACAAAGACCAGCCCATTTCTTCGACATTGTTCTGGCAGGAAACGATGAAAGAAATTCAGGCTTCCCCTTATCTGAAAAAACTCCAGCACCATTTGCTTTTTTATCTTCAATTAGCAGCCCTTTTGCTTTGTGTATTAGGCCTTCTCCAGCCTTACTTCAATTCGGATACGCTTGAAGGCAATGAGTTTATATTTGTGGTCGATACTTCGGCAACGATGCTTGCCGGAAGTCCCAGCCATTTTGAACAGCAAAAAGAAAAAATAGGCGGGTTGCTGCAGCAAACAGGCGGAAAACCGGTGACAATCGTGAAAACCGGCCAAAGCCCGGAAGTCCTGGTACGGGATGAACGGGATCTTGAAGTGCTGGAACAAGCGATAGAACAACTGCAAGTCAGTTATGAAAATGCCCAGATGGAACAAACTTTGCTGTTTGCAGAAACGCTGGTCGACAGCGAATCAACCGTAATCCACATTTTTACGGACGCTCTTGACCGAACGGCTTTAGCAGGCAAAACTGATCAGGTGTATGCGGTCCACGGCATCGACGAGCCGTTGCGCAATGTGTCGATCCGCCAATTCGGTTTGGCGGAAACAGAAGGGGAAATACGGGCAATCGTGCAAGTGGTCAACGAAAGCAGCGAACCGATGTCTGGCGCCCTGCGCTTATCAAATGGAGAAATAGAAAAAGAATCGGCTATCAAACTGGAACCGAAAGAAGAAATTTTGGCGCCTGTAGAAGGCTTGCCAGCAGGAAAGTTATGGGAGGCAACGTTAACAATCGATGATGATTATAAGGCCGACAATGCCATGGCTTCTTATATGCAGCAGCCCATCGATGCTATTTTTATTGATTCCAGCCTCCACGAACTGGTGGCTAGCGGCTTTAGTTCGCTGGGCATGAAAGTAACATCACTCGCTCCCGACCAACTGGCAAATCGAAAAGGCGCGCCGATCGTCACTAACAAAACAGAGCTGCTGGCCGGGGATGCACCTGTCTTATTGATGGGCAGAAACGATGAAACAGCGAGCGAAGCACCTGGACAAATTGAAACAACGGACCATCCTTTATTCACCTACGCCGAACTTGAAGAAGTTTACGTTTCGCATCTCTATCCGGCTTTTGAAAACTATGAAACCATTGCCTCAATCGACGGCAAACCCTTTATCCAAGTTTCGCCGGAAGGGGACCTGATTGTCCTGGCAGATATCCAGTCCACCGATTGGCCGCTAAGCCCTTCGTTTCCATTATTTTTATGGAGCGCAGTCAATGAATTGGCAGGAAGTGAAAGTTTTCTCGGCTTTTTCCAGCCGAACGAACACCGTTCTGTAGCACTTGCTTCCGGTTCAGGGGAATGGGAAATCTTTAAAGGAAGCAATTACATGGCCTCCTATCTTGAAGGAGAAGGGCCTTTTATCGCACCTGCTGAACCCGGCATCTATGATGTAGCGAGCGGCAGTGAAAACTTGAAAATGATTGTTCAGCTGAGCAATGAAGAAAAAACGCTTGAAACGGGAGCGGCTTATCAAATCGGACAAGCAGCGAGTGAAGAAGAAACCGTCCGTTTCTCTCTCGTACCAGGCATTTTGTTGTTCATTCTGATTTTGCTGGTGGCGGAATGGGAGGTGTACCGACGTGGAATTGCGCTTAGATAA
- a CDS encoding vWA domain-containing protein has translation MELRLDNPLWLWLLVPVIAYFGLLGYRNFKKYAPLYRFVYAIRFLTVALLVFALAEPAAYQPAQEEQIIFLMDRSASMEGLEAEIADAIETAISNKKDSQNIGVYTFAEDFQTLLPVAKEPRPLPREQAQGDGRHTNLARAIELAANSGDTDLATRLVVLTDGNETQASALESLNRLDRDRIQIDVLPLEQAEKNDAAVVSFETPADAFLGEAQAFSVTIDSDRETTGQLVFSQNDQEFDRQKISLVEGENLFSYTYPALEEGMAKYEARLEFEGDAFLENNALISITEVEGNPEVLVVSGSETSPIPGVLDTENIRVTAIAANQLPANLSSILQYDSVIFDNVSGTSVGSQQMAVIEQAVQQFGMGFMMVGGDQSFGLGGYFKSPIERILPVEMEVKGKHELPSLGLVIVMDRSGSMAGTKMELAKEAAARSVELLREDDTVGVIAFDDQPWQIVPTEKLADPKEAADKILSVAPGGGTEIYRSLEEAYSQLEDLELQRKHIILLTDGQSATSNDYDSLIEDGKDKNVTLSTVSIGGDADKNLLESLAMTGSGRYYDVTDATTIPAILSRETIMMSRTYIVDKPFHPVVYNSRWNDLFNAGVPQMNAYIATTAKSTASVALESEEEDPVLATWNYGLGKTIAYTSGSGGWSGDFQSWQNWPAFWNRTVSELLPSFAEIPFSVTAKQQGVYAIEDPSRKSAIINVTAVDEQGNEVPLKSEPVAPGEIEVTMDAEPGLVFFSISNESGASYRTGLTVPYGAEYKISNPNLPLLTTLAERSGGQVLKSLDEAMRDIPYESGSQKPIQQFLLLLAMLLFFADITIRRFGLRMPSRKKEKKAETEQTDQTIGQLIKAKKRS, from the coding sequence GTGGAATTGCGCTTAGATAATCCATTGTGGCTTTGGCTGCTTGTACCGGTCATTGCCTATTTTGGGCTGCTCGGCTACCGAAACTTTAAAAAGTATGCCCCACTCTATCGCTTTGTTTACGCCATACGCTTTTTGACCGTTGCTCTTTTGGTCTTTGCACTGGCAGAGCCGGCTGCATACCAGCCAGCGCAAGAAGAACAAATTATTTTTCTAATGGACCGCTCTGCTTCAATGGAAGGCTTGGAAGCAGAAATAGCCGACGCAATTGAAACAGCCATTTCAAATAAGAAAGATTCACAAAACATAGGGGTCTACACTTTCGCGGAAGATTTCCAGACGCTTTTGCCGGTTGCGAAAGAGCCGCGACCGCTGCCGAGAGAACAGGCGCAGGGCGATGGGCGCCATACAAATCTTGCCCGGGCAATTGAACTGGCTGCCAATAGCGGCGATACGGATTTGGCCACGCGGCTGGTCGTCCTGACAGACGGCAATGAAACCCAGGCTTCTGCTCTTGAAAGCTTGAACCGGCTGGACCGGGACCGGATCCAAATTGACGTCCTGCCACTTGAACAAGCAGAGAAAAATGATGCAGCCGTTGTCAGTTTTGAGACGCCTGCAGATGCCTTTTTAGGAGAAGCACAAGCGTTTTCTGTCACTATCGATTCGGACAGGGAGACGACGGGGCAATTGGTGTTTTCTCAAAATGATCAAGAATTTGACCGGCAGAAAATTTCGCTTGTAGAAGGGGAGAATTTATTCTCTTATACGTATCCCGCACTTGAAGAGGGCATGGCGAAATACGAAGCCCGGCTGGAATTTGAGGGGGACGCGTTCCTGGAAAACAATGCCTTGATCAGCATCACCGAAGTGGAAGGCAACCCGGAAGTGCTGGTGGTCAGCGGCAGCGAGACGAGCCCGATTCCCGGAGTGTTGGACACGGAAAACATCCGCGTTACGGCCATTGCGGCTAATCAGCTGCCGGCGAATTTGTCGTCCATCCTGCAATACGATTCCGTCATTTTCGACAATGTTTCCGGTACATCGGTCGGCAGCCAGCAAATGGCGGTGATCGAGCAGGCCGTCCAGCAATTCGGTATGGGCTTTATGATGGTCGGGGGTGACCAGAGTTTTGGCCTTGGCGGCTATTTCAAATCGCCGATCGAACGAATTTTGCCGGTTGAAATGGAAGTTAAAGGCAAGCACGAACTGCCTTCGCTTGGCTTGGTCATTGTCATGGACCGGTCGGGCAGCATGGCCGGCACCAAAATGGAATTGGCGAAAGAAGCTGCCGCGCGCTCCGTGGAATTATTGCGCGAAGACGATACAGTCGGCGTCATTGCCTTTGACGACCAGCCATGGCAAATCGTGCCGACCGAGAAACTGGCTGATCCAAAAGAGGCAGCCGATAAAATTCTGTCCGTGGCACCTGGCGGAGGAACAGAAATTTACCGCTCTTTGGAAGAAGCTTATAGCCAGCTGGAAGATTTGGAATTGCAGCGCAAGCACATCATCTTGTTGACGGACGGCCAATCAGCGACTTCAAACGATTACGACAGCTTGATTGAAGACGGCAAAGACAAAAACGTCACCTTGTCGACGGTCTCCATCGGCGGTGACGCAGATAAAAATCTGTTGGAAAGCCTGGCAATGACTGGCAGCGGCCGCTATTACGATGTCACCGATGCCACGACCATTCCGGCCATTTTGTCGAGAGAGACAATCATGATGTCGCGGACTTATATTGTCGACAAACCGTTCCATCCGGTTGTTTACAACAGCCGCTGGAACGATTTGTTCAATGCGGGAGTGCCGCAAATGAACGCCTATATTGCAACAACTGCGAAAAGCACAGCGTCTGTTGCGCTTGAAAGCGAAGAAGAAGATCCGGTGCTCGCGACTTGGAATTACGGCCTTGGAAAAACCATCGCCTACACGTCCGGAAGCGGAGGTTGGAGCGGAGACTTCCAATCCTGGCAAAACTGGCCGGCTTTCTGGAACCGTACCGTGTCCGAATTGCTGCCGTCTTTCGCCGAAATTCCTTTCTCGGTCACCGCAAAACAGCAAGGCGTTTATGCCATTGAAGACCCTTCCCGAAAATCAGCCATCATCAATGTCACAGCGGTTGATGAACAAGGGAATGAAGTGCCGCTGAAAAGCGAACCGGTTGCACCCGGGGAAATTGAAGTCACGATGGACGCAGAACCGGGTTTAGTGTTCTTCAGTATTTCCAATGAAAGCGGGGCATCCTATAGGACAGGCCTGACGGTGCCATACGGCGCTGAATACAAAATCAGCAATCCGAATCTGCCGTTGCTCACAACGCTTGCTGAGCGAAGCGGAGGACAGGTTCTTAAATCCCTGGACGAAGCCATGCGGGACATTCCGTATGAAAGCGGAAGCCAAAAACCGATTCAGCAATTTCTGCTGCTGTTAGCGATGCTGCTGTTTTTTGCAGATATCACCATTCGCCGGTTCGGGCTAAGAATGCCGAGCCGGAAAAAAGAAAAGAAAGCAGAAACGGAACAAACTGATCAAACGATCGGGCAATTAATAAAAGCGAAAAAGAGAAGTTGA
- a CDS encoding MFS transporter: MAAKSNKFALYVLMFNMFIAMSGIGLIIPIMPEYLDTFGVAGQALGTLIATFALAQFLFSPLSGQLSDKYGRKKLIIFGLVIFGLSQLVFGLASHLWILYLARFFSGLGAAFLIPPMMAFVADITTFEERGKGMGLLGASMSLGFMVGPGFGGFLAEVSLQFPFYVATTVAILAAAISFIALPNVAPTVPAVPPKNENLLQQLKRSVYTPYFVMLLVMLIFAFGLANFQSTIALYVDKKYNFSPKEISVLITVGGFVGVIVQTFVINWLFKRYGEMKVILVNLLISAAAMIGVLFVHTFWTILLVATIFFTAASLLRPAINTLISKLAGTDQGYAAGMNNAYMSLGNMIGPALAGILFDIDMSSPYIFGAIILITCFLIANTWSSKKQQLLAASRS; encoded by the coding sequence ATGGCCGCAAAGTCAAATAAATTTGCTTTATATGTATTGATGTTCAATATGTTTATTGCAATGAGCGGAATCGGATTGATCATTCCAATCATGCCGGAATACTTGGATACATTCGGAGTAGCCGGCCAGGCGCTTGGCACGTTGATTGCCACGTTCGCTTTAGCCCAGTTTCTGTTCTCCCCGCTTTCCGGCCAGCTGTCAGATAAATACGGCCGCAAAAAACTGATCATCTTCGGTTTAGTCATTTTCGGACTGTCCCAATTGGTGTTCGGTTTAGCCAGCCATTTATGGATCCTTTACCTGGCACGCTTTTTCAGCGGCCTCGGCGCAGCGTTTTTGATACCGCCGATGATGGCGTTTGTTGCGGATATCACAACTTTTGAAGAACGCGGAAAAGGGATGGGCCTGCTCGGCGCCTCCATGTCACTCGGCTTTATGGTAGGCCCGGGATTCGGTGGATTTTTAGCTGAAGTCAGCCTTCAATTCCCATTTTATGTTGCCACTACTGTTGCCATCTTGGCCGCCGCTATTTCTTTTATCGCGCTGCCGAATGTGGCGCCGACCGTGCCGGCTGTTCCGCCTAAAAATGAAAATTTGCTGCAGCAGCTAAAACGTTCAGTCTATACCCCGTATTTCGTCATGCTGCTTGTCATGCTCATTTTTGCTTTCGGCCTGGCGAACTTCCAGTCGACCATCGCGTTGTATGTAGACAAGAAATATAACTTCTCGCCAAAAGAAATTTCTGTTTTGATTACCGTTGGCGGTTTCGTCGGGGTCATTGTCCAAACGTTCGTCATCAACTGGCTCTTTAAGCGGTATGGCGAAATGAAAGTTATCCTCGTCAACTTGCTGATTTCAGCCGCTGCCATGATCGGTGTGCTATTCGTCCATACATTTTGGACAATTTTGCTTGTGGCCACTATATTCTTTACAGCTGCATCGCTCTTGCGACCGGCCATCAACACCTTGATTTCAAAACTGGCCGGCACCGACCAAGGCTACGCTGCCGGTATGAACAACGCCTATATGAGCCTGGGCAATATGATCGGCCCGGCATTAGCCGGCATCCTTTTTGATATTGATATGAGCAGCCCATACATTTTCGGAGCCATCATTTTGATCACTTGCTTCCTGATCGCCAACACTTGGTCTTCTAAAAAACAGCAGCTGCTTGCAGCCAGCAGAAGTTAA
- a CDS encoding AAA family ATPase has product MTFKPEQFTEMSGRLQEVREEIGHFIVGQEEAIEFSLYAILADGHALLEGLPGLGKTMLIRTISEVLDLSFSRIQFTPDLMPTDITGTSLIERDADGRQQFTFREGPIFHQMVLADEINRATPKTQSALLEAMGEKTVTILGDTKKMARPFFVLATQNPIEMEGTYPLPEAQMDRFLCKILVAYPTRAELAEISRRTTGSLSIRLQKKMDTAALIEAQEMVKEVLIAEDILMVAVDMIQNTHPAQSEYEPVRQFIQYGSGPRGLQSLIRLAKARALTEGRYHVSIGDLKHVAKPVLRHRLLLNYEGEATGISTDELIDLVASGAGRGVLK; this is encoded by the coding sequence ATGACGTTTAAACCGGAACAATTCACTGAAATGAGCGGACGTTTGCAGGAAGTGCGAGAAGAAATTGGCCATTTTATCGTTGGGCAGGAAGAAGCGATCGAGTTTTCTCTTTATGCGATTTTGGCAGATGGCCATGCATTATTGGAAGGCTTGCCGGGGCTCGGCAAAACGATGCTGATCCGCACAATTTCCGAAGTGCTTGATTTATCTTTTTCACGAATTCAGTTTACCCCTGATTTGATGCCGACTGACATTACGGGGACCAGTTTGATTGAACGGGATGCCGATGGCCGTCAGCAATTCACGTTCCGGGAAGGGCCGATTTTTCACCAGATGGTGCTTGCCGATGAAATTAACCGGGCGACGCCGAAAACCCAAAGCGCCTTGCTTGAAGCGATGGGCGAAAAGACGGTGACCATCTTAGGCGATACGAAAAAGATGGCGCGGCCATTTTTTGTGTTGGCCACCCAAAACCCGATTGAAATGGAAGGCACTTATCCCTTGCCGGAAGCGCAAATGGACCGCTTTCTATGCAAAATCCTTGTGGCCTATCCGACGCGTGCAGAACTGGCCGAAATCAGCAGGCGGACGACAGGTTCGCTCTCCATCCGTTTGCAGAAAAAGATGGATACGGCTGCTTTGATCGAAGCTCAGGAAATGGTGAAAGAGGTTCTGATTGCAGAAGATATTTTGATGGTCGCGGTGGATATGATTCAAAATACGCATCCTGCGCAATCCGAGTACGAGCCGGTGCGGCAGTTTATTCAATACGGCAGCGGACCTCGGGGACTGCAAAGTTTGATCCGTTTGGCAAAAGCGCGCGCATTGACTGAAGGCCGCTACCATGTGTCCATCGGCGATTTGAAACATGTGGCGAAACCGGTTCTTCGCCATCGCCTCCTATTGAATTATGAAGGAGAAGCGACGGGCATCAGCACGGATGAACTGATTGATTTAGTGGCGAGCGGTGCCGGAAGAGGCGTATTGAAATGA
- a CDS encoding ABC transporter permease: MRKLSKLGKVYLAAVFFILYAPIFYLIFYSFNSGGTMSSFDGFTLEHYAAVFNDTRLIIILMNTVIVALLSSLISTAIGVLGAIGIVFLRNRKMRNAVLSLNNILIVSPDVIIGASFLILFTMIGVKLGFASVLISHIAFSIPIVVIMVLPKLQEMSSSLIDAAADLGASKRDILTRVIIPYIKPGIFAGFFLALTYSLDDFAVTFFVTGNGFSTLSVEIYSMARAGITLTINALSALIFVVTLGLVVGYYFFNQRARTVGTGGQ, encoded by the coding sequence ATGAGAAAGTTAAGTAAACTGGGTAAAGTCTATTTGGCGGCCGTCTTCTTTATCTTATATGCCCCGATCTTTTATTTGATTTTTTATTCGTTTAACAGCGGCGGCACAATGTCGAGCTTCGACGGTTTTACGCTTGAGCATTATGCAGCGGTTTTTAACGATACGCGTCTCATCATCATTTTGATGAACACCGTCATTGTCGCATTGTTGTCGTCGTTGATTTCGACGGCGATCGGTGTTCTTGGCGCCATCGGCATTGTGTTTCTGCGCAACCGCAAAATGCGCAATGCCGTGCTGTCGCTTAACAACATCCTGATTGTCAGCCCGGATGTCATCATTGGTGCTTCGTTCCTGATCCTTTTCACCATGATTGGCGTCAAGCTCGGTTTTGCTTCCGTACTGATTTCACACATCGCATTCAGCATCCCGATTGTCGTCATCATGGTTTTGCCGAAACTCCAGGAAATGAGTTCCAGCTTAATTGATGCCGCAGCGGATCTTGGGGCATCCAAACGTGATATTTTGACGCGCGTCATCATCCCGTATATCAAGCCCGGAATTTTCGCCGGATTTTTCCTGGCGCTTACCTACTCACTTGACGATTTTGCCGTTACGTTCTTTGTGACGGGCAACGGGTTCTCCACTTTGTCTGTTGAAATTTATTCCATGGCACGCGCCGGCATTACATTGACGATCAATGCCCTTTCTGCTTTAATCTTCGTGGTGACGCTCGGGCTGGTGGTCGGCTATTACTTCTTTAATCAGCGGGCGCGCACCGTTGGAACAGGAGGCCAGTAA
- a CDS encoding ABC transporter permease produces the protein MKALLANPVLIKEIKLRFRNLKSFTGILFYLIAMSIFVFGFIFMTTTFSGSGFFRPDESFMLFMMMTYIQLGLILFITPGLTAGAISTEREKQTLNILLTTAQTSFQIIFGKMSSSIAFLLLMIVAGLPIYSLVFLYGGVSPSQIAIIFLFYFLTLLTIGSIGIVFSTIIRKTIVSMIATYGTMIFLTAATGFFMIISTQISQFGSTTPTFSPFTYFWASINPAVVLFTLLQPAYAQEIQNMTVVPLPLWVGYLIFYLFIAALALFLAVKRLRVNMSKYK, from the coding sequence GTGAAAGCACTTCTTGCCAATCCGGTATTGATCAAAGAAATCAAATTGCGGTTCCGCAATTTGAAAAGTTTTACCGGCATCCTGTTTTATTTAATCGCGATGAGCATTTTTGTATTTGGCTTTATTTTTATGACCACAACTTTTTCCGGCAGCGGGTTTTTCCGTCCAGATGAAAGTTTTATGCTGTTTATGATGATGACCTATATCCAGCTGGGGTTGATCCTGTTTATTACGCCAGGGCTGACAGCAGGCGCCATCAGCACCGAACGGGAAAAACAGACCTTGAATATTTTGCTGACGACAGCCCAGACTTCTTTTCAAATCATTTTTGGAAAAATGTCATCTTCTATTGCTTTTTTGTTATTGATGATTGTGGCGGGGCTGCCAATTTATAGTTTGGTGTTTCTATACGGCGGCGTATCGCCAAGCCAGATTGCGATCATCTTTTTGTTTTATTTTCTGACTTTGCTGACGATCGGCAGCATCGGCATCGTGTTTTCGACAATTATCCGGAAAACCATCGTTTCCATGATTGCCACTTACGGCACCATGATATTCCTGACGGCTGCAACCGGATTTTTCATGATCATATCGACACAAATCTCGCAATTTGGCAGCACGACGCCGACGTTCTCCCCTTTCACTTACTTTTGGGCGAGCATAAATCCGGCGGTCGTCCTGTTTACATTGCTGCAGCCGGCCTATGCCCAGGAAATTCAGAACATGACCGTAGTGCCCTTGCCGCTATGGGTTGGCTATCTAATATTTTATCTATTCATTGCAGCGCTAGCTCTATTTTTGGCGGTTAAGCGTTTGCGCGTCAATATGTCTAAATACAAATAA
- a CDS encoding DUF58 domain-containing protein: MTELGLPGDWITRIARLSVATKSKIRGHHKGSHRSARFGSSLDFSDFREYHPGDDVRHVDWNVYARTDRVYIKRFLDEQEMRVHLLIDSSKSMEGKWLFAKQLAFSLGLMVLSHDDRLTVSAGQSAIAPFRKKGKSARKLYEHFISNLPQPEKLSFAKDASFYAAKDSTVLFVLSDGLEPLEDWQIFFRQVPRFSHDVRFLHLTVEEERMPNFKGDIRLIDEETGDAFNVTMTNQSLQTYLNKRNVHTEGLKSLCAKHGVHYMQIDIEEGIQHVLFQQLARKNWIE; this comes from the coding sequence ATGACGGAACTGGGTCTGCCAGGAGACTGGATCACACGGATTGCACGTCTTTCCGTTGCCACCAAATCGAAAATCCGCGGACACCACAAAGGCTCTCACCGTTCTGCCCGCTTTGGTTCGTCCCTGGATTTTTCCGATTTCCGGGAGTATCATCCAGGGGACGATGTCCGCCATGTGGATTGGAATGTTTATGCGCGTACCGACCGTGTTTACATTAAGCGTTTTCTGGATGAACAGGAAATGCGCGTCCATCTCTTGATCGACAGTTCAAAGTCGATGGAAGGAAAGTGGCTGTTTGCCAAGCAACTGGCTTTTTCACTCGGGTTGATGGTGTTGAGCCATGATGACCGGCTGACTGTCTCTGCGGGCCAATCGGCCATTGCGCCGTTTCGGAAAAAAGGGAAATCAGCCCGAAAACTGTATGAGCATTTTATATCGAATTTGCCGCAGCCTGAGAAATTATCGTTTGCAAAAGATGCAAGTTTCTATGCGGCCAAAGATTCGACGGTATTGTTTGTGCTTTCAGACGGCTTGGAGCCGCTGGAAGACTGGCAGATTTTTTTTCGGCAAGTGCCGCGCTTTTCGCACGATGTCCGTTTTTTGCATTTGACGGTTGAAGAAGAACGGATGCCGAATTTTAAAGGCGATATACGTTTGATTGATGAAGAAACGGGAGACGCCTTTAATGTGACAATGACCAATCAGTCGTTGCAGACGTATTTAAATAAACGGAACGTGCACACCGAAGGATTGAAATCTTTATGCGCGAAGCACGGGGTTCATTATATGCAGATTGACATCGAAGAAGGCATTCAGCACGTCCTGTTTCAACAATTGGCACGGAAAAATTGGATTGAATGA
- a CDS encoding ABC transporter substrate-binding protein, with amino-acid sequence MKSIIQTSIAILVVCALLLYGVSALEKSSATSGGGSITIYNWGEYIDPELITQFEEETNINVVYETFDSNEAMMTKIEQGGTSYDVAMPSEYAIEKMKENDLLIPIDQEKIPNLKNIDPYFLDLPFDPGNEYSIPYFWGTVGIAFNPTLLEGQTFESWDDLWDPSLEQEVIIVDGAREVIGMGLNSLGYSLNSRDASELREATDKLKTLGPNIKAVIGDEIVEMMRREEAAVALTWSGQAADMMFVNENIDFSVPEEGSNLWFDNMVIPKTSSNVDGAHAFINFMLDAEAAAQNTEYVGYSTPNQAAIALMDPEVTGDERFYPPEELRERLEVYENLGLEMLGIYNELFLEFKMDMKN; translated from the coding sequence ATGAAAAGCATCATCCAAACAAGCATTGCTATTTTAGTTGTTTGCGCGCTGCTGTTATACGGCGTATCAGCGCTGGAGAAAAGCTCTGCGACAAGCGGCGGCGGCTCCATCACGATTTACAACTGGGGCGAATACATTGACCCGGAACTAATCACGCAATTTGAAGAAGAAACGAATATCAATGTCGTCTATGAAACATTCGATTCGAATGAAGCGATGATGACAAAAATTGAGCAAGGCGGCACTTCCTACGATGTGGCCATGCCTTCCGAATACGCTATCGAAAAAATGAAGGAAAATGACCTGTTGATTCCGATTGACCAGGAAAAAATTCCAAACCTGAAAAATATCGATCCTTACTTTTTGGATTTGCCATTCGATCCGGGAAATGAATATTCGATTCCTTATTTCTGGGGAACTGTTGGCATCGCCTTTAATCCGACGCTTCTGGAAGGGCAGACTTTTGAAAGCTGGGATGATTTATGGGACCCCAGCCTCGAGCAGGAAGTCATAATAGTGGATGGCGCCCGTGAAGTCATCGGCATGGGTTTGAATAGTCTTGGGTATTCCCTCAACTCGCGCGATGCGTCCGAACTGCGGGAAGCCACCGACAAATTGAAAACCTTGGGGCCGAACATCAAAGCCGTGATCGGCGATGAAATCGTTGAAATGATGCGCCGGGAAGAAGCTGCAGTCGCCTTGACCTGGTCCGGCCAGGCCGCAGATATGATGTTCGTCAATGAAAACATCGATTTTTCCGTTCCGGAAGAAGGTTCGAATCTATGGTTTGACAATATGGTCATCCCGAAAACTTCCAGCAACGTGGATGGTGCCCATGCATTCATCAACTTTATGCTGGATGCAGAAGCTGCCGCACAAAACACGGAATACGTCGGATACTCGACGCCGAACCAAGCAGCTATAGCCTTAATGGACCCGGAAGTGACAGGCGACGAGCGCTTTTATCCGCCTGAAGAGCTGCGCGAGCGCCTCGAAGTCTATGAAAACTTGGGACTTGAAATGCTTGGCATTTACAACGAATTGTTCCTCGAGTTTAAAATGGATATGAAAAATTGA